CTCAAGGCGCCAACGGACCTCATCCGGTCCCGCATCGACAGCCGGCTCATGGAGGGCGACGCACTCAAGAAGCTCATGCCATGCGGCAACTTTCGGAGGCCCAAATGGCCTCCGGAACGCGAGgcgccctaagtcaataagggccCGTTCAACTGAGATCGTCGGGACGACAGCGAGGGAGAAGAGGTCGGGGAAACGAGCCGCGAAGGGGGTGTCTCCCGCCTATCGGTCAAACCAGAACAGGGTCGCTGATCCCGATCCGACCGATATGGAAGTCCCAATGCGGAGAATGGGGAGCAGTTGAATGACTGCCTGCCAGAATTGGGATCCACCGGACCATTGACAGAAGGCCAGTGGTTGGCCACGCATGTACTTGTTTCGGATGATGTCTAAACACAGCCCGTCGTGCCCTTGCGAGATGCGCCAGAGCCTGCGGGAAAGGAGGGCAATATTCATGCGCTTCGAGCACATGATACCGAGGCCACCTTATTCCCGGGGCTTGTAGATGTCGGGCCAGCTAACCATATGGGATCCCACACCCAATAGAAGCGGGATTGGACCTTTTCGATCTCATGGTGGAGCGTCTCATGAAGGCTGTAGAAGCTCATGAGGAACAAGAGGAGAATGGAGAGTGAGGAGTTGATGAGAATCGTCCGGGCCGCCTTCGACAGCCACCGACCCTGCCAAGGCTCAATGCGCATTTGCAACTTGGCCACAGTCGGCCGCAAGTCAGGAACGGTAAGCCGAGAGTCACTAATGGGCGTTCCCGGAAGGTTGTGGGGAAGGAGCCCAGGCGGCAATTAAGGCGGTTGGCAATGTCGAGGGCCTCTGTCGGAGAGTAGCCCGTCACCATCACATCACTCTTGTCGAAGTTGATCTTGAGGCCAGACATTTGTTGGAAGCAGAGAAGGAGGAACTTAAGGTTAGCGATGTCCGCGTTCGAGCCTTCGACCATAATGATGGTGTCGTCGGTGTACTGGAGCAGGGAGATGCCGGAACCACCGGCCAAGTGGGGGGTCATCCCACGAATATGGCCCGCAGCCTTAGCCGTGTCCAGGATGGCAACAAGTGCGTCCACCACCATATTGAACAAGAACGGGGAGAGAGGGTCGCCTTGTCTCACCCCACAAAGAGTGGGAAAGTAGGGGCCAATCTCCCCATTGATGTTCACGGCAGTGCGACCACAAGAGACCATCTGCATTACACTGGTGATCCAACAGTCATCGAAGCCTTTCCGGAGAAGAACTTCCCGAAGGAAGGGCCAGCTAACAGTGTCATAGGCCTTATGGAAATCGATCTTCAGGAAGACCGCCTTGAGGTGTTTGGAGCGGACCTCATGGAGGACTTCGTGAAGGACTAGCACCCCATCCAGAATATATCTGCCTTGGATGAAGGCAGATTGGTTGGGGTGGGTAATGTGATCCACGAGCAGGGTCACCCTATTGGCGTACCCTTTTGCCAGAATCCGGAAGATCACATTTATCACCATGATTGGGTGAAACTGACGGATGTCAGACCCCCCAGGAACCTTGGAGATAAGAGAAATTGTCCCATAGTTGAGGCGCCCGAGGTCAATGGACACAACGTAGAACTCGTCAAAGATGGCCATGACCTCCGGTTTGATCACATTCCAGAAGGCTTGGAAGAATTTAACCGGGAGACCATCCGGGCCCGGGGCCGAGGTAGGGTTCATGCCTTTGATGGCGGCCCAGACCTTGCCCTTGATGAACGGGGCCATCAGGGCCGCGTTCTCCGCATCGGTGAGAAGCTGGCGGCCGGACCAACAGTCCAAGGCCAGATATAAGCTGCTCCGAGGAGCAGTTGCGAACAGGGATCTATAGAATCCGTCAACGTGGGACCTAATGTCACGCGGGGACTGCAAGAGAGTCGGGCCATCCCAGAGGAGGGGGATGGTGTTGCGTCTACGACGGCCATTCGTTATGGCCTGGAAATAAGTCGTGTTCGCATCGCCCTTCAATACCCATTTCTGGGCACCACGCAAGTGCCAGTAGCCCTCCTCGTCGGAGTAGATGATAGAAAGTTGGTCCGCGCATGTCCAGGGCCTGGATAGCAGACAGCAGGGCCTTCTTGCGCTCGCGGAGGTCTTGCCCCAGGTTGGCACCCCACCCCTTAATAAACTGACGGCCACGCTTGGCACAGAAATGCCATGAGTCGATTGCGGAGGGGGGCGAGACTGGGACTGAGGTTGGGCACGAGCCTCCACCCAATGGGCACCAACAGCCTCGACGAAGCCAGCTTGGGACAACCAAAATATCTCAAACAAAAATCAAGGAGGGATTGGGGGGCGCTCGTCAGCGGAAGAAAGAAGGAGGGGGACGTGGTCGGAGGCAATCTGAGTAATGGCCCGGAGGGAGGCAAGACAACAACGGAGGTCCCATTCCGGGGAAACTAGGACCCGGTCCAGGACGGACTGGGTTGGAGCAGCCTCATGGTTGGTCCAGGTGAACTTGGCACCAACCCTGTCTATTTCACGGAGACCAAGGTCAGCAATGCAGTCATTGAACATTTGCATACGCGCAAAGTTGACGTGCGAATTGCTCTTGTCTTCCGCGAAACGTAGGAGGTTAAAATGGCCCCCAACTACCACCGGAAGCGAAGCAGTCGAAACCTTCCGGTGGAGCTCCTCGAGGAAGAAGGCGGACCGACTGTGGTCGGCGGGGCCGTAGACGATAATAACCTCCCACTTGAAGTTGAGGGCGCGTTCAAAAAGTTCCATGCTAACAAAGAACTGGCCCCGGTCCATACTGCCCACCTCGAAGGTGGCATCCTTCACGCCTAACAGGATGCCACCGGAATGGCCCGAGCTCCCACTAGAAGGGAGCCAATGCCAGGAGAAGAGGTGGGTGCTAAGGCGGTCGAGTTCTGGGAGGAAGAATTCCGCGTGCATGGTTTGTTGGATGGCGACAATGTCAATGTGTTCATCTCGCATGTACTAAAtgagttggcggcggcggccatcATGGCCGAAACCGCAGATGTTCCAGAAGAGGCCACGCATCAAGCATCCATTGAGGGGCTGATTGACCCCACGACACGAGATGCGCTTTGGGCGCGGAGAGCGGCGGTCCAAGAACGGGTGCGGCCCCGAAGCTCGGCAGCGGTCAGGGGGAGGTTGCCACCGGCCCTCCGAGGAGGAGGCGGGATAGCATCCTCCGACGCGATCAATGGGGCGGGAGGCGAGAGCAGAGCTGCTCGGGCCTCCGCGAGACTATCGTCAAGAATCTCGCGGGCCCTAATGGCCTCGATCTCGACTAAGGGGGGACCAACCTCCCCCCTGAAGATGAACGCGGAGTCAGTCGCGACCTTCGCCAGGTGACCAAGCGGAACCGACTCGAGAGCAGAGAAGGAACAAGTAGATGCCGAGGGGGGGACTGCAGGCATACCTGGCTCCAGGTTCCGGGCAGCCGCCCGGAGCTCTGCCCGCTCGTGGATGGGCAGCGCCGGGCTACCCTCGGGGTGCGCCGCGTCATGCGGAGCGCTCCGGCGGGAGGAagtcaccggagaggaggcagaCCGGCCGCGGCGGGAGTAGGCCCCAACACGCGGAGGGGGAGgctgggcggccaagggggtgttTACCCGGGTCTCCCCGTCCCTGCCAGGGTCCGCCACGAGAGGGAGCTGGAGAGCTGGCCCAGCACAGCTGAGGAGCATCGGAGTCGGGGTCGGAGTCGAGCACGGCGGGGTTGGAGCAGGGGCGTCGACGAGTGGAGCCCAGGGGGCGGTGGGGGCGCAACCGGAGGAGACAGGACGGCCACGGGGGGCGCCTCGGGTGGGAGGGCCACCGACGGGGCCGCCGCGATGGCACTGAGGCTCACCGCCGGTGGAGTTTCACAGAGGGGACCCGACGGGGCGGTGGTGAGCATAGCGCCAGGGGAGGGAGCCGGGGTGGCCACCTCCCCCTCGGAGACCGGCGAGGGCGGGTCGGGGACCAGCGATGCAGCCGGGGGGAGCACCGTCTCCAGGAACGGCCCGACGGGAGTAGGGGGGCGGGggagcaaggggaggaggcggGGCAGATGACCAAGCCCACACTGGAGGTGTCGCAGGCCTCAGGGGACTCGGCCACCGAGCTGAGAGGAGCCTCGAGCAGCAGGCCAGGTGCGGCCTGGCGCCCATGCCCACCGGCGGCCGGAGGCGAAGGAGAGCGGGACTGTGAATGGGAGTGCGAGTCATCCGATCCCCCCTCGTCTTCCGACCGGTGGGAGCAGGGGCGGTGGCGGCCGTGGTAGTCCCCGTCGATCCCCGGGTTGCCTCGGGGGGGGGGGCATCGTCGGCGAAGCGGGGACGGCCAACGTGGTTGGGATGGTCGGGGGCGATCCGGAGGTCGTAGCCCTGGTCATTGAAGAACACGCGCACGGTGACATGGAGCTTGGAGGAGTCTAAGCACTTGACCTTGACCCAGACCTCCTCCTCCTTGCAGAGGGAGAGCTCGTCCAACATCACCACGTTGCCCAGAATCCTGGACATCGGGCGGATAACGAGCTTAGATCGGGCAATGTCGGGGAGACCGCCCACAAGGATCCAGGCAGTATCCAGGACGGCCAATGCCGTGGCGTCAAGGACCGGCTCGGTGATATCGACAACGAGCTGGTTGAGGGCGAGGGTGATCCGGCCACTACGAGTGGCGTAGCCGTAGCTGATGGTGTCGGGGAAGACCACGGTGAAGATGTGACCGACAGTAGGATTGACCACCAAGTCCCACTGGCGACGGTAGAGGTGGTTGAGCTCTGCCTCAATCATCTTCAGAGAGGCCACCCCGTCGACCATAGTGACGACCGCCTGAAGGGAGGGGGTGGGAGGAGGGAGATTGGGGACCTTGAGGTGGAAGAAGCCCAGCCCCTCGATACCGTGGCCGTACATCATGAGCTCCGACGTCACCGGTCGATCCGGGCAGGATGCCCGGGATCCTTGCAGATGTAGCAGCACTGGGAGTTGACGCAGTTGACTTGCGAGTGGCCCACCACCCTGCAATTGAAGCAAGGGGGCGAGGAAGGTTGGAGACGGGGCCCGGAGCGGAGGAGGAGCCCGGGGCCGAAGGGGGAGGGAGGTCGGGTTGCCTTGGCCCTGGCCGCggcgcttcttcttcttggcggGGCCTTGGCGGCCGCGGGAGGGGGCGCCGCCCGGGGTGGCACCAGCAGAGGGAGCCGAGGGGCCGGAGGCATGGGGCGGCACATACTTCCGAGCAGCAGGAGCGGGCGGTGGAGGCTTGGATGCGGGGGGACGGGGGGCGCCCTGCCCGAGACGGGGAGGGGCTACGACCGCGACGCCGGACCAGGGACGGCGAGCGTTCCCGAGACTGCCAGTCCCTAGAAGCCGCCGGGTGAGGAGAGCAGGACCAGCCCCAGGAGTCGCGGCGGGCCGGGGAGCGGCGATCATCACGGCGGCCGTCGCGGAGCTCCCGTAGCTCACGCCGGAGCTCCTCTTCCCGGCGCATACCcactttgttgacttgtctgtaCACATACTCTGCAAATTGGGATGGGCCTAGACTTGTTTGTACACATACCCACTTTGTTGACTCAAGTAAATTCAAGCTAATGTTATACAATGATCTTTCTACTTTTCATACTTAAGACCAAAGGAAATAGAAACataaaagaaacaaaaaacaCAATACAGAGAGACAAGTAGCTTTCACGTGACACTTGACTGTTCTGGTATATAaaaatcttcatcatcgtcatcgtcgTCTTCGATCCGTTTAACATAGTCTTCTAAGTTCTGCAATAACTAACAGCATGACAGGTTTAGAAATAATTTAATACAAGTTTGCACATGCAGGTACCATAGACGATTAATCTGAAAGTGATTGATTTGATGAGTTATTTGTCTTCTTCATCttgttttgttgttgttgtttcctCCTGTAACTGCACACAAAATGACCAATATAGAGAGAAAATATTTTAAGAAAATGATGCTACAGGACCACCATGCCATAAGCAAAACAATCTACATATTACCCAAAATGTGAAGCGATCCACGTGAAACTTTTATCAAATATAGAGAAAACAAAGTATGTGAGATCTTGCCTTTTGATGAGCGGAATGCTTCAAAATTTCATACATCTGGTCAACGGAGACTCCAACATGTCTAGACTGTATACAACACAATAAAACAATGTCAGTAGTAAGTAAAGTCAAAATTTCATGTGCATGTACAGGTACAGGTTAACTGAACTTAAAAGAATGGCAAGATGCCCAGATCGTACTTTCATCGACATCAACTCTTCTAAAGCGGCAAGTATGTCCATGTCTTGCTTTGAATACATTGCTCTATTCTCGAGTGCTCTCATTGCATCTCCCATCTTCTGCACTTCTCACTTCCTATTCTCTTTATCCACAACCTGAATAATGGAAAATAAACAAATATGATTAAATTGAAGCAGGTGAGATGTACCTGGAACCCTACAAGGGGGTGCATGCTGGAATAAAGAAAGGTGGCCTGTCGCTCGAAAATCTTATAGTGCAATGACTGCTCCGCCATGGGATGCAAGCTGAAGGAGATGATGGAAATGGAGACGCAGCCTGTGTCGCAGGCGAGGGTGTGGGAAAAGAGAGAGATGAGAAGTCTAGGTTGAATACCTAGCAGACGAAGGAAATACCTAGAGGCAGCGGCGGCCTGGAGAGTCTAGGCGGCGGCGAGACGGCAGCGAGGCAAGTCCAGGCGTCGGCGAGCTACTCCGGTCTGCAGCGACGGCCGCTGCTTGTTCGTGCAGTCGCCCAAACCGCTGCTATAGACTCGATCGGGATTGGGCGGGTGGATGGATCGAAGCTAAGGGCAATGGATACGGTCTTGATGGGGACTGGATTAGGGTTTAGGAGTGGATGGACCTCATGCGTAGCTCGTAGGCCTCCCTCCTTCGAATGGGCTGCTGGCTCGCGAAGGCCCAATGCACCAGAATCATCCATTTTGGTTCGTGGAGCACCAGCCCACAGGACAGCTGGGCCAGATTAGCCCCACTACGAAACATATCTTTTTCACATTAAATCTGATGGCCTGGAACTCCCAGATCGCGAAAACGGATGGTCGAGAATCCAAATCGCTGTGAGGGCTCGCTTTAGCTGCGGTTATACTGTCCTtaatgagtggactccgctcagcattcatgagaaaatgactggtaatcgggatgcctagtcccattgctcaaatcaaatcaaaataattgcaaacaaaactcccccaggattgttgttagttggacggtacctgttgtttcggaccagccgtggagtgtgattgttggtggtgggggagtataaactttaccattctgtttgggaaccacctataatgtatgtagcatggaagataccgagaactcttggttgttatgttgacaatgaaggcataccgctcaaaatattatttatctctatttcagaactcgagctctggcacctctgcaaatccctacttccctctgcgaagggcctatctatttttATTGCTGAGTcgtcatcctcttataaaaagcaccagtttgAGAGCACCACTatcatttgtatgcattgttattaatttatattgagtatgactgtgactgaaTCTCTTtcaccatgaattacaatgtctagtcagtcctcgATCTTTAGAgctgctctgcatttatgttttgcggtctcagaaagggctagcgagataccatcttgttatatcatatcatgattgttttaaagtagtgttgtcatccgagatttattattattgctcgctagttgattatgccattgatatgagtgaatgtgagacctaaaagttattgtgaatattgttagttcataatctttgctgaaaacttgaatgatggctttacatatttgcaacaacaagatcaaacaaagtttgtaaaagtttttctttatcactttcagtttgtcaactgaattgcttgaggacaagcaatgggttatgCTTGGGGcagttgatatgtctccatcgtatgtacttttccaaactcttttgcccttgttttggactctaacttatATGATTTGAAtcgaactaacccggactgacgctgttttcagcagaattgccatggtgttatttttatgcagaaataaaagttctcgaaatgacctgaaaatcaacaaagataacttttggaattaataaaaaatactggcgaaagaatcagcagcAGGGGGCCACACCCTAGCTACAAGGttggggggcacgcccacccccctggggcgcgccctccgacctGTGGGCCCCGTGGACCTCCACCGGCCTCAAAtacaactccatatattcactttcgaggagaaaaaatcagagagaaggattcatcgcgttttacgataccgagccgccaccaagccatgttcttcctcggggggggggggggcaggtctagagtccgttcggggctccggagaggggaatccgtcgccatcgtcatcataaaccatccttcatcaccaatttcatgatgctcatcgcAGTGtctgagtaattccatcgtaggcttgctggaccgtgatgggttggatgatatttaccatgaaattgagttagttttgttagggtttgatccctagtatccactatgttctaagatttatgttgctatgaatttgctatgcttaatgcttgtcactagcgctcgagtgccatgatttcagatctgaacctattatgttttcatgaatatatttgtgttcttg
This genomic window from Aegilops tauschii subsp. strangulata cultivar AL8/78 chromosome 4, Aet v6.0, whole genome shotgun sequence contains:
- the LOC141021728 gene encoding uncharacterized protein; the encoded protein is MHAEFFLPELDRLSTHLFSWHWLPSSGSSGHSGGILLGVKDATFEVGSMDRGQFFVSMELFERALNFKWEVIIVYGPADHSRSAFFLEELHRKVSTASLPVVVGGHFNLLRFAEDKSNSHVNFARMQMFNDCIADLGLREIDRVGAKFTWTNHEAAPTQSVLDRVLVSPEWDLPGFVEAVGAHWVEARAQPQSQSRPPPQSTHGISVPSVAVSLLRGGVPTWGKTSASARRPCCLLSRPWTCADQLSIIYSDEEGYWHLRGAQKWVLKGDANTTYFQAITNGRRRRNTIPLLWDGPTLLQSPRDIRSHVDGFYRSLFATAPRSSLYLALDCWSGRQLLTDAENAALMAPFIKGKVWAAIKGMNPTSAPGPDGLPVKFFQAFWNVIKPEVMAIFDEFYVVSIDLGRLNYGTISLISKVPGGSDIRQFHPIMVINVIFRILAKGYANRVTLLVDHITHPNQSAFIQGRYILDGVLVLHEVLHEVRSKHLKAVFLKIDFHKAYDTVSWPFLREVLLRKGFDDCWITSVMQMVSCGRTAVNINGEIGPYFPTLCGVRQGDPLSPFLFNMVVDALVAILDTAKAAGHIRGMTPHLAGGSGISLLQYTDDTIIMVEGSNADIANLKFLLLCFQQMSGLKINFDKSDVMVTGYSPTEALDIANRLNCRLGSFPTTFRERPLGRWLSKAARTILINSSLSILLLFLMSFYSLHETLHHEIEKVQSRFYWVWDPIWLAGPTSTSPGNKVASLWRPLSRPRDRDTISTFIADLRSMAVHLSPPPPPPPPDPD